One stretch of Chitinophaga pendula DNA includes these proteins:
- a CDS encoding nuclear transport factor 2 family protein gives MMTVQKIAERLVELCRKGDFETAQKELYAQDVVSIEPFATDNFEKESKGLDHIIEKGHKFESLVEEMHEMTVSDPLIAGNIIAFSMMMDLTTKDRGRSRWEELCVYTVKDGKIIAEQFFM, from the coding sequence ATGATGACCGTACAAAAGATCGCAGAACGCCTCGTAGAGCTCTGCCGTAAAGGCGACTTCGAAACCGCTCAGAAAGAACTTTATGCGCAGGATGTCGTGAGCATAGAACCCTTCGCTACCGACAACTTCGAAAAAGAATCAAAAGGACTCGATCACATCATCGAAAAAGGACACAAATTCGAATCCCTCGTCGAAGAAATGCACGAAATGACCGTCTCCGACCCACTGATCGCCGGCAACATCATCGCCTTCTCCATGATGATGGATCTCACTACAAAAGACAGGGGCCGCTCCCGCTGGGAAGAGCTCTGCGTATACACCGTAAAAGACGGAAAGATTATTGCCGAACAGTTCTTTATGTAA